A genomic stretch from Phycisphaerae bacterium includes:
- a CDS encoding acyltransferase, giving the protein MTADPIQQESDSIGRQWYTAPTPPPPRGWLVFNKDFVLAALQGCMADPTLARPTGPWMLLTRIVMAVMAVLQAIIIGLARIPVLSWAVEIIARTFTRNGFGFFLRSAYWKGQLKSLGQNTIIDQNVEIWGAENVTIGSHCHIDTFVRLGAGNRKQGQRGSIEIGNYVHLGPGVHIAGRGGVKIGDLVGVSANAHIYSATGVAMIPSDPGLLVSMSHMAPKDQQLVNEAPVLIEDYAFIGIMARIMPGVTIGRGAIIHANTELARSVPAFSNFGGTPRGRHIGWRKPLRRSLLLGTDGNGNLSEWGKSPQKTTERTTPQGSNSPAIDERNESSQRSKS; this is encoded by the coding sequence ATGACCGCTGATCCGATCCAGCAGGAATCAGATTCCATTGGGCGGCAGTGGTACACCGCTCCGACGCCTCCGCCGCCACGTGGCTGGCTGGTCTTTAATAAAGACTTTGTCCTCGCCGCGCTGCAGGGCTGCATGGCCGATCCGACACTGGCCCGGCCGACCGGCCCGTGGATGCTGCTGACGCGGATCGTCATGGCCGTCATGGCCGTGCTTCAGGCGATAATCATTGGTCTGGCGAGAATCCCTGTTTTATCTTGGGCCGTTGAGATAATTGCCCGTACCTTTACTCGCAATGGCTTTGGCTTCTTTCTGCGGAGCGCCTATTGGAAAGGGCAGCTGAAGTCCCTCGGCCAGAACACCATCATCGATCAGAACGTCGAAATCTGGGGCGCCGAAAACGTGACGATCGGATCGCATTGCCACATCGACACCTTCGTTCGCCTGGGGGCCGGCAATCGCAAACAGGGCCAACGGGGCTCGATCGAAATCGGCAACTACGTCCATCTCGGGCCCGGCGTACACATTGCCGGTCGCGGGGGCGTGAAGATCGGCGATCTCGTCGGTGTCTCGGCCAACGCGCACATCTACAGTGCGACGGGAGTGGCCATGATTCCCAGCGATCCCGGCCTGCTCGTCAGCATGTCGCACATGGCCCCGAAGGATCAACAATTGGTCAACGAAGCGCCCGTGCTGATCGAAGACTATGCCTTCATCGGAATCATGGCTCGCATCATGCCCGGAGTGACCATTGGCCGCGGGGCGATCATTCATGCGAATACCGAGCTCGCCCGTAGCGTGCCTGCCTTTTCCAACTTCGGGGGCACCCCGCGGGGCCGTCACATCGGCTGGCGAAAACCGCTGCGGCGAAGCCTCCTTTTGGGAACGGATGGAAATGGAAATTTGTCGGAGTGGGGCAAGTCGCCGCAGAAGACAACGGAGCGCACAACCCCCCAGGGATCAAATTCCCCGGCGATCGACGAACGCAATGAATCCTCGCAGCGATCGAAATCATGA
- a CDS encoding TylF/MycF/NovP-related O-methyltransferase, translating to MSWKGIIQRCVRALGYEITRRGTPETYTLCPPYGYFTYAPWFEEWFQEKYRRIQDHTCVKEDRCYSLYRFCQHCARLPGDLAECGVFRGGTALLLASTLRESGETDKQIHLFDTFEGMPKSADGDASSHRQGDFGNTSLDHVKSLLRDYPNITFNPGFIPHTLGVVKDRRFAMVHIDLDLYQSTRDAFEFFYSRVVPGGIMVCDDYGAPAYIRAAKLAVDEFFADKPENPISLRNGQCFVIKAPASNGELPQDRAGREI from the coding sequence ATGTCGTGGAAGGGCATTATTCAGAGATGTGTCCGTGCCCTTGGCTACGAAATCACCCGCCGCGGGACGCCGGAGACCTACACGCTTTGCCCGCCCTACGGCTACTTCACCTACGCGCCGTGGTTCGAAGAGTGGTTCCAAGAGAAGTATCGCCGCATCCAAGACCACACCTGCGTGAAGGAGGACCGCTGTTACTCGCTTTACCGGTTTTGCCAGCATTGCGCCAGGCTGCCTGGCGACCTGGCGGAGTGCGGCGTCTTCCGCGGCGGAACGGCGCTTCTGTTGGCCTCGACGCTGCGTGAATCCGGGGAGACCGACAAGCAGATCCATCTATTTGACACATTCGAGGGGATGCCGAAGTCCGCGGATGGCGATGCCAGTTCCCACCGACAAGGGGATTTCGGCAACACCAGCCTGGACCATGTAAAGTCCCTGTTGCGCGACTATCCAAATATCACGTTTAATCCCGGTTTCATTCCGCACACGCTCGGCGTGGTCAAGGATCGACGTTTTGCGATGGTTCACATCGACCTCGATCTTTACCAATCTACTCGCGACGCCTTCGAGTTCTTTTATTCCCGAGTCGTTCCCGGCGGCATCATGGTTTGCGACGACTACGGCGCACCGGCCTACATCCGTGCTGCGAAACTGGCGGTCGACGAGTTCTTTGCCGACAAGCCGGAGAATCCGATTTCGCTTCGGAATGGCCAGTGCTTCGTCATTAAGGCGCCGGCCTCAAATGGTGAATTGCCCCAAGATCGCGCCGGCCGGGAAATCTGA